TAAATAGATCTCCATTATACTATACATTAGTCTGGCTCCTGGAAAGGCTTCAAAACATGGTACAAATATAATacaagacataaataaatatatttctttaatatcaTCAGATAGTTAGACAATCATAATACTTCATAATTATAGTTCCCACGAGACATAAgccataaaaggaaataaaattcacAACAGGTTTTAACATAAGGTGGTCTCCGTCGGCAAAAACACATCGGAGCTCATCTCTTTTTCCAAATAACTATCAAGTAAAACTATAATTTCGAACACTCTATATAAACCATAACCATTAACTACTTTCCATGCCCTCTGCTTTCAAAATCTACCTTTAATCGCGCATAAACGAGCAGAAAAACATACAAACCCCTCATACAGACCTTAACAGAACCACGTAAACAAACTTTATAAACAAACGTCAGGAGTAAAACAAGTGAAGGTCGAGTTGCGCAGAGTCTCTATAATTAGAAACCATCTATTTTACAGGGTACAAAAGCGAGGATATTTTTTACATTAATCTCTTGTATTGAAATAGGCTTAGGAAATTAAACATTTAGATTTATTTAGTATGCAATACTTTAGAGTTGTGAAGGGCGATGCGTGGCGAACGAGCATTGGCCGATCTGTCTGATTTCTTCATAAGTCACAGGTGGGGATTTTTATGTAACACTTGACCCAATCATTTACCTATGCAAAAGAGATTTTTAgcctgttgatgataatgatgttctcaGAGTTAGCTGGAGGTGTGGTACAGATGTTATCATTTTAGAAATCTTTTACATCTATCTGTTACCTTCCCCCTGATATATATTGAATTATGAAATAATAGGGAATAAAGCTTCCACGCAACTGACGACCTAAAAGTGACATAAATGTAttgaaagaacaagaggaaagtaAATAGgcataggaataaaaaaaagttctCCCTCTTTTATGAAGTTTTCCAACAGCTTCTCATTCATCGATGTTATGCAACAGATGTGTGATCTACGTCAATATATTTCAGCATGTGTTTTCTTTGATTCTATTATAGTCATTACTGTATACCATACATTCAAGGTTTTGCataattaatttacacacacgcgtatatagatagatagatagatagatagatagatagatatacagatagatagatagatagatagacaaatataaagagatatatattgattaatagatatatagatagatagatagatagatagatgaataaatatatatacataaattgaaggtcttaatatatatatatatatatatatatatatatatatatgtgtgtgtgtgtgtgtgtgtgtgtgtgtgtgtgtgtgtgtgtgtgtgtgtgcatttatatatatatatatatatatatatattgaaggcctttatatatatatatatacatataactctttacacacacacacacacacacacacacacacacacacacacacacacacacacacacacacacacacacacacacacacatatcatagtGTACAGGGATGCCTGCTATATCCTGGGGTTGCGTAAATCTACGATAGTAGGTACAAGTAAAACCGAAGTTATTCTTTTATTCGAGTCGGTGTGACCTACAGTACGTCCATTCATTAATGTAGCACTAGGGTTTTAGCTAGAATCGTTAGTTGCTTATTAATcacgcccttctctccctctagaagtcgcttgcatgttttgggtaaatcccgtGTGATCgtgtgatatttttgtattaattccactacattattattataatgaacgttaatcttcgtgtttgtcatACATTTCCGCTCTCTGTGAGCTcaccctccctttcattctcattcatgctcactgtcgctcacacacaaacacacactcattcactcatccacgcagagcAAAAGACACTGGAACCTTTTCaataatagggtttgttgctgtcgtagttgcaggcgtaaagatctatgaagTATCTCTTTTGTCCGCCATTTTGTCAGCCGTGACGAGTGACTCGTACATGATGTaccatttcttattttacatacatttcttctctgtgtgacgacaattggttcaagcaaatccttacggattgccgttgtctTTTCCCTTATCTACCCTTATGTCTATCAGAAACGGTTAGTAGTTCAAGCCATGTCCATGCAGATCGATATTGacgtccccctctctcatttttttctttatctttgtgaaaataaaacacaaaatgaaaaaaaaaagacaaaaataaagtaaaagctaACATTAAAAGccgcaaatttatataaataaccggtTAGTAGCACttaccatctcctcccttcttttgcctttctttttctcttactattttggcccttacgtgtatgatctggttcaccGACTATACATGGTAGTTGGACCGTCGATATCCGACATGGCACCGAAGGATgaacctgctgcagaaacggttacCTTagaatgctgtgggaaggacgtcaccggaagatcaccGTCGTCTCAGCTCTTACCCTGAGACGACGTCTCGTGTGGTCCCTTTATTGTGTTGTGAGTCGTACGTACGTACCCCTGATAGTCATTGTTTAGAGGTATATACAGCCTCTTACAAAGTGTGTatctttgcgtgtatgtgtgtgcgtgtgtgtgaattagcCAAGTAATATTAAGTAATTTATGAATGGCTTTGGGCCCCGGGAGAAAAGGGCACCACAGAGCCCCAGTGCCACAGCTCTAGCCGTCGAGTTTTAGGTATAAGTGTATGGGAAAAGAACCGCGATTGTCGAGTTGTGTTTAGGGCATCAAACAACCGCAATTCAACCCTAgaatgtgtgcgtatgagtgtgtgttaatGAACGAATACGAATAACGTACATGTGTTAATACTTATCTTTATAttccatttttctcattatctataGACGAGTGACGAGGTTAATAATTGTTGTGGTACAttaagaaacaaatatattttcataacatTCATATTGCATAGGAATATGGtgtgagtacatatgtatatgagtatgtgagtAATAATTGAGAATATGCATCAAATAATATTAGATACACAAACAATCAATAAATGTcaatctctcattctttatttacCCAGttgctcttattcttttatttttcttaatatggcCGAATAAAACGTATGGAtcttaaacatgaatatatatataattcagaacCCCTAAAATGTCCACGATAGTTCTTCACTTTGGTGAAGAAGTAAGTGGATTCCTGCTAACGGGGGCATTCCGTTTTCTGGGTGACGGTGGCGGGGTCGCTGGTCCCTCCCACGTCGGAAGTGGCGTACACGGTGAACGTATAGTCGGTGCAGGCGACGAGTCCTGTGACGATGAACTGGTTTTCGAAGGGCAGGACCTCGCCAGGGGGAGGGCTGATCTCGTTGGAGCTGGGGGTTGTCCCGTCGGTCCACTCGAGGCGGTACTTCGTGACGCAGAGTTTGTTGGTGTCAGGCTGCCACCAGTTAAGTGTGACGGAGGTCTGACTGAAGCCTTCCACCGCAAAGGACCTGGGGACGCTCGGCACGTCGCCCCCGGTCGTGGTGGTGATCGAGCGCCACTCTGAGAAGAGCCCGGTTCTCGTTACAGCTCTGACGTTGACGAGGTAGTCGGCGCAAGCCTCGAGGTCCGTGAACGTGCCGTCCATATAGGGCACGACGTGGCTGTGTTTGCTGAAGTAGTCGTCCTGGTTGATAATCTCGATGTCGTACTCGTGAACGCACTGAGGGTGGGTGATGGGGGCTTCGTAACTAATGGTCATCTCGTGGGACGTCACTTCCTTCATGCGCAGGAATTGGACAGGGCCGGGCGCTGAAGGCAAAAGAAGGAGGTGAGTGAGGAAATCTCTTCTCAATACGAAAAGGAGAATAAATGTGCATTGGTATGACCAACAAAGTACATTAGAAAATCTTCTCTCAATATAGAAATAGGAGTAAAGATTGTTCTAAACCGACAAGACGCCGAAAAGAGGCACTTACGGACGTCCTCGGTGTGAGTGGCGTTGCCAGCGGGTTGGCCGATGATACCCCCAGGAGTCACGACGGAGACAATCACGTCGTAACTGCTGCACGGCAAGAGGTCTGTGATAGTGAAGTTGTTTCCGCCGCCGTCAGGAATGTTCTCGCAGATTTCAACATGGTCCCGGTCGTGCCAGCAGATAGTGATGGAGCCCGAACACCTCTCGTCAGAATTCGAACCCCAAATCACGTCGATCGAATCCGGTCCGTGAGCCCCGACGATCACGGAAGGAGGGGCAAGAGGCTCTGTTGAGAAGCATGTATTTAGACCTCTAGAATTACAAGATACCAAAAGAGGTATCTTCTCTATCTTCAAATTGAAAACAATGATACTATTTGGCCAACTTTTCTATTAAGCATGGGACCTGTACCTGTCTCAGCGGTGGCGGCATAGTTCCTAACATAGGGCCCGGCAATTCCGGCTGAACTGACGGCAAAGACGTCGATGGTGTAGTTGGTGCAGCCGTTCAGAGGGGAGATGATGGCCTCGTGATCAGACGCCCGCACGAACTGGAAGTTGCGGGTGTGCGTCTCTCCATATGAGAAGGCGAATCTGCAGGGGAGGGCGTGAGGTTATAACCCTTTCTTTACGGAGATAGTcaacgcgaaagagagagagagagagagagagagagagagagagagagagagagagagagagagagagagggggggggggtcagtcagACAGATTTTTATACAGAGAAAAGTTGGATAGTTACATAAGGCAACTCACCTATCGATGCAGAGTCGATTGATCAGAGGATCGTCCCACTTAATGCTGATGGAGTCCACGGTAGTGATACCCACGACAACGTTCTGTGGTTGTCCGGGCACTGTGAATACAAGCAATCAAAGGTAATTACATGTACACTCGTCCTTTGCCGATTTATCTGTTTGTAAGGAAGATTATCAAGGTAAGTGCTAAAAATTCCAAGGGGTAAGCCCACCTCCGTCttgagtggtgatgatggtgtccaGAGATGCCCCTGCGGTGCCTGAGGGCGTCACACCTGTCACGGTGACCTGGTACTTCCCGCAAGCCTCCAGTGTCGTCAGATTGATCGAAGTGTCACTGCTCTGTCGGCGCAGAAGAATAGCATGACAACACTGCGTATGGATCGCGTGtttttcaactatttttttttttttttgtacgcaaCATGTTAGCGATAAATGCCCTAAAAACCTCTCAGCAGATATATAAAGCCTAGAGGAACTTACATTTTCGCATTTCGTTACGGTGTCCGAATCCAGGCGGTAGCAGACTTCGTAAACGTCGACGCAGCCGGGGTTCGTGGCGGGGGTATCCCAGGTAAGGTTGGTCCCGGTGCTTCCCAGTCCTGACACAACGATGTTGCTAGGGGCTCCAGGGGCTGCCAGGGGATTTCGAGGATTAATTTAGTGTGAGTGAGGATTTTGTTTGGGCGTTTGAGGAATTAAAATGGTTATCCGTGTAGGTAACTCAGAAACTTATATGGCTTGCTTTGCGTATCTTTAAGAGACAGACGATTCTAGTACTTAAGCTATAGTGATTCTTGTAACGTGAAGGGAAACGTGGAACCAagaaaaaacgatttttttttctaaaccgcTCTTAtctgaataaaagaaacaaaagaagagaagaaaatccaGAATAGAAACAGTGaacggcatttttttttcttaatctctcttatCCAAGAAACAAGAGACAGCACtacgaagaagaagggaaagaaaagacaacagAAACGAGGAATATCGTAAAAACGCCTCGACTTACGACTGTCCGCCGTGGAGCCGGTGGTGGTGGCGACGTCGCCCAGCACGTCCCCGGTCGGCCCGTCGAAGTGGGGCACCAGCTCGAAGCTGTGGGCAGTGCAGGCGGACAGGTAGTCGATGATGTAGGTGCAGTGCTCACTGAAGCAGCGCACGTCGTTGGAGAAGTCGCTGTCCGTCGTCAGCGTGTACTTGTGGAGAGTGTAGTCGCTGTCCTGCGTGAGGCTCCACTCCAGCTCGACGTAGTCTGCGCCGCTGCTCTTCTGCTGGAAGTTCTGGATTTGGCCTGCGGGAGGGCGCTTTCATGAAACGCGCGTGCGGCCACATTAGgacatgtacgtttgtgtgtgtgtgtgtgtgtgtgtgtgtgtgtgtgtgtgtgtgtgtgtgtgtgtgtgtgtgtgtgtgcgtctgtgtgtgtgtgtgtgtgtgtgtgtgtgtgtgtgtgtgtgtgtgtgtgtgtgtgtctgtgtgtgtatacacatatctgtgtgtgcgtatatgtatatatatagacatataaatgtatatatgtatatatatatgcatatatatacaaatataattaaatgtatatgtatatgtatgtttatatatacatacatgcatatttagataaatgaatatatatatgtaaatatgtatgtatatatatatctgtatatatatatacatatatatatatatatatatatatatgtgtgtgtgtgtgtgtgtgtgtgtgtgtgtgtgtgtgtgtgtgcgtctgtgtgtgtgtgtgtgtgtgtgtgtgtgtgtgtgtgtgtgtgtgtgtgtgtgtgtgtgtgtgtctgtgtgtgtatacacatatctgtgtgtgcgtatatgtatatatatagacatataaatgtatatatgtatatatatatatgcatatatatacaaatataattaaatgtatatgtatatgtatgtttatatatacatacatgcatatttagataaatgaatatatatatgtaaatatgtatgtatatatatatctgtatatatatatacatatatatatatatatatatatatatatatatgtgtgtgtgtgtgtgtgtgtgtgtgtgtgtgtgtgtgtgtgtgtgtgtgtgtgcacaaatatgtactgtatatatgtacctatatatcacatatctatctatgtgtatgtatgtaacaagGCCTTCTTGTACCTTTATCTTGATGGGAAAAGGCAGGTGGtcttaagaaaaggaaagaagggggggggggggtaatgttgtCGATGAGGCAATGGCCGGAGAGTAGAGGCGCCTCGATATGTGGGGCAGGGATTTCATACCAAAAggcataaatgtaaaatatatatatatatatatatatatatatatatattatatatatagtatatatatattatatatatagtatatatatatgtatatatatgtatatatattatatatatgttatatacatatatatatatatatatatatatatatatatatatatatatatatatgtgtgtgtgtgtgtgtgtgtgtgtgttatacatgtatatatgtatatgatatatatatatatatatatatatatatatatatatatatatatatatacatgtatatacatatatttatatatatatgtatatatagtacacacacacacacacacacacacacgcatacacacacacacacacacgcacacacacacacacacacacacacacacacacacacacacacacacacacacacacacacacacacacacacacacacacacgcacacacacgcacacacacatacacacattttagcatataaatgtttgtgtatgtctatatatatatatatatatatatatatatatatatatatgtatatgtgtgtgtgtgtgtgtgtgtgtgtatgtgtgtgtgtgtaagtatatatgtatatatgtgtttatatatatatatatatatatatatataaatatatataatatacatatacatatatatataaacatttgttttaatatatgatatatatatagtatatatatatatatataatatatatacatatatatacacacttgttttaatatatgatatatacatatatatatattatatatatatatatatatatatatatatgtatgtatatatataatatatatataatatatatatatacatatgtatatatgtatatatattatatatttattatatatatacatatgtatatgatatatatagtatatatatacatatgtatttatatgtatatatattatatatatgttatatatataaacatgttatatatgtatatatgtatatgttatatttatatatatatatatatatatatatatatatttatacatatgcacacacacacacacacacacacacacacacacacacacacacacacacacacacacacgcacacgcacacgcacacgcacacgcacacgcacgcacacacccacccacacacacacacacacccacacacacgcacacgtacacgcacacgcacacgcaaacacacacacacacacacgcacacacacgcacacgcacacgcacacgcacacgcaaacacacacacacacacacgcacacacacacacacacacacacacacattttagcatatatatgtttgtgtatgtatatttatatgtatataatatatatatatatgtatatatatatatgtgtgtgtgtgtgtgtatgtgtgtatgtgtgtgtgtgtgtgtgtgtgtgtatttgtgtgtgtgtaagcatatatgtatatatgtgtttatatatatatatatgtatatatatatgtatttatatatttatatatatatgtatgtatgcatgtatgtatgtctatttaccaGTATCTACAACCTACTGCTACACCTTACCCAGTTTTTGCCCGGCGCTAAGTGTTATGAACAGCGCCAGGCTCACGAAAATGGCTCTCATCTCGAAGTGGTTGTGCTCGCAGTGGTGGTGATATTTCTCAAGTGTTTTGTCAGTCTAAGTGTTCTCGGGTTGAGCGCCGGAGAATAAGTGGCGGCAAAAGATGGCGCGGGCGTTATTTAAATCGTCCTTATCTTGAAGTGGCGGGACCTCGAGCTCCTcttcgcctatttttttttttttttttttttatttactttatatatatgtgtgggtgtattttttttccaccGGGTTATCTTTAATTTTTTCGTGAGTGGCAGGATGAGCTAGatctttattatattaatgaCGTCTGCCATCAGGAAATGCTTCTTCGGCGATGAGGTGGATAAGATACGCAGATCCTGG
The sequence above is drawn from the Penaeus chinensis breed Huanghai No. 1 chromosome 33, ASM1920278v2, whole genome shotgun sequence genome and encodes:
- the LOC125043289 gene encoding phosphatidylinositol phosphatase PTPRQ-like — its product is MRAIFVSLALFITLSAGQKLGQIQNFQQKSSGADYVELEWSLTQDSDYTLHKYTLTTDSDFSNDVRCFSEHCTYIIDYLSACTAHSFELVPHFDGPTGDVLGDVATTTGSTADSPPGAPSNIVVSGLGSTGTNLTWDTPATNPGCVDVYEVCYRLDSDTVTKCENSSDTSINLTTLEACGKYQVTVTGVTPSGTAGASLDTIITTQDGVPGQPQNVVVGITTVDSISIKWDDPLINRLCIDRFAFSYGETHTRNFQFVRASDHEAIISPLNGCTNYTIDVFAVSSAGIAGPYVRNYAATAETEPLAPPSVIVGAHGPDSIDVIWGSNSDERCSGSITICWHDRDHVEICENIPDGGGNNFTITDLLPCSSYDVIVSVVTPGGIIGQPAGNATHTEDVPPGPVQFLRMKEVTSHEMTISYEAPITHPQCVHEYDIEIINQDDYFSKHSHVVPYMDGTFTDLEACADYLVNVRAVTRTGLFSEWRSITTTTGGDVPSVPRSFAVEGFSQTSVTLNWWQPDTNKLCVTKYRLEWTDGTTPSSNEISPPPGEVLPFENQFIVTGLVACTDYTFTVYATSDVGGTSDPATVTQKTECPR